The genomic segment CTCCAGCCCGCCCTTCGACACCCCGTACGCGCCGCTGTCCACGAACGCGCGATGCGCCTGCTGCGAGGTGACGTGGATGATCCGGCCGAAGCCGCGGTCGGCCATCCGCGGGCCGAACCGCTGCCCGAGCAGGTACGGCGCGGTCAGGTTGACGGCCATCGTGCTGTCCCAGTCCTGCTCGGTCAGCTCGCTCATCGGCGGTCGCAGGTTGATGCCGGCGCAGTTCACCAGGATGTCCGGCTCGCCGAAGGGGGCGACGGCCCGCTCGGCGGCGGACCGCACCCCGTCCCGGGTGGCCAGGTCGGCGTCGACCGCGGCGGCGCGGTGGCCGGCCGCGGTCAGCTCCGCGACCGTGCTGTCCAGCGCCGAACGGGTCCGCGCCACCACGACCACGCTCGCCCCGGCGCCGGCCAGCGCATCGGTGATGCCCCGGCCGATCCCGGAACTGCCGCCGGTCACCACCGCCACCAACCCGTCCAGCGAGAACAGCCCGGCCAGGTACTCACCCGTACTCATGCCGACCGACTCTAGAGTGCCGACCGACTCCAGAGCGTGCCGGCACGGCGGCCCGGCCGGCCACGACGG from the Actinocatenispora thailandica genome contains:
- a CDS encoding SDR family NAD(P)-dependent oxidoreductase, with protein sequence MSTGEYLAGLFSLDGLVAVVTGGSSGIGRGITDALAGAGASVVVVARTRSALDSTVAELTAAGHRAAAVDADLATRDGVRSAAERAVAPFGEPDILVNCAGINLRPPMSELTEQDWDSTMAVNLTAPYLLGQRFGPRMADRGFGRIIHVTSQQAHRAFVDSGAYGVSKGGLESLARSQAEAWSRHGVTCNALVPGFVLTPSNARLQGDPERVAALAARTMVGRNGRADDFAGAAVFLASRSAGYVTGQSVFVDGGFSVH